A region of the Trichocoleus sp. genome:
TCAAAAAGTTCTGGTTCAGGTTCACTAACCGATGCCAGGTTGAAGGCATCTGAGAAGTCATCAAAGGCATTCTCTGAGGATGGATTGGATGTGCCACCTTCCCCCCACAGATCAACTTCCCAATTGTCGTTGTCAGGCTGGTCACTGTCAGCAGTAAGGGATTCTAAGCTAGAACTGTCAAAAACAGCTTCAAATGATTCTTCCGTCGAGAATCCTGCTGGAGATAACCCTTCCATCTCCAGACCAGCAAACAGCTCATCCAAATTACCTAAAGGTTTAGGTTCCGCTGCTTTGGGTGGAGCAGGAGCTTCTCCGTCAAATAGAGTACCAAAGTCATCAAATGGAGGTTCCGTGACATCCGACGAAGCAGTCACTGAATCAAAGAACTCGGCTTGTTGTGCTGCTGAATTCAGTAAACCTGATAAGTCCTCCTCCCCATCATCAAACAGGAGATCATCAGACTCTTCTGGTTCAAACAGCAAATCTGAGAATTCGCCCTCTGCCGCTAAGATCTCAGGCATTTCTGCCGTTTCAGGGATATCAGAAACTGACCAATCTTCTCCTAAATCTGGCCCTTCTCCATCAAATAGGTCTGCAAGCGAGTTTAATTCGGCACTTCCAACAGCGGGTCCAGTGCGGCGAGGCTGAACAGCAGCCATGTCTTCATTCTGATCAAACTGGTCAAAGTTGAAGTCCTCTGTCTGACCACTCTCTGACTGGCTGACATCAAACGAATCTAGATTCTGCCCGATCGGAATATCGAAAGCAAAGTCTTCCGCTTCAGCATTCTCTTCATCTTGAATACTTGTTGTTGGCTGTGTTTCAGTCGTGGTGAACCAATCTTCTACTGCCGCATCTTCCTGATCGAACAACGAGAAAGGCTGCTCTGCCTCCTCAAAGCCTATTAGAGCATCTTCACTGAGGAAGGACTGATCATCGATCGCTCCAAACAAGTCTGCCAGGTCAGCATTCACTGGTTCTGGTTCAGGTGGGAGGAGGTCAAGTAAAGCCTGACTGGGCGTAATATCGAGCGATCGTCCAGCCAGTACAAGTTCTTGGGCGCTTTTAATCTCCTTAATTAGGACAGGAGCCAGCGATCGGTAGGAATTTTCCAGATTCCCAACTGCCAACCATGCCTGCTCTAGCAAATCACACCAGTTGGTTAACTCAAGTTGTTCGCCCGGCTGAGCCATGACCTGACAAAGATCCTGAAGCTGCTGTCGAGAATGCTCATTATCTGGCTGCTTAAACAGTTGCAGCATATCGCGCAAATGTGCCGGAACATCACTTTGAAAGATGAGTTGCAAGGCACTTTCTTCACGGTTGATCGTTGGCTGAGTTGCCCTGGGTGCTGGAGATGCAATAGGCGAATTTATCGCAGTATTCGCCAGACTGACATCCTCAGGTAGCGCCACTCCTGCTTCGCTCACCAGGCTGTTCAAATGCTGACCCAGTTGAGTAAAAATTGGTTCAACCGCCGCCATCAGTTCCGCTGCTTTATCTTCAGTTAAACCAAATGGACCTTGAAGCTGCTCCAGAAGTTCTTGCAGTGTGTCAAACACCCGTAAGAACAAGGTTTCTAGCTTCTGATCTGTTTTAACCCCTGTGCATTCCTTCAGCACCTTAAAGTAGTCTTCTAGTCGGTGAGCAGTTTGCTGAATGCTGGACAACCCTAACATTGCAGCCCCACCTTTGACTGAGTGAGCAGCCCGGAAGACTTCAGTCACCATTTCAGGATCGGCGATCGTTGCTTTCAGGTCGATCAATCCTTGTTCAATCGTGTTGAGGTGGTCTTTTGCCTCCTCAATGAAGTAACCCATGATCCGCTGTTGTTGTTCCGACAGCATAGCCTTTTCCTTGGAGTGGGGAAGATGAAGGGGAGGGGATAAAACGTGAGGGACGAGAAAAGGATGGATGGAATTTAAGTAACGAGTAAGGATACTGCAAAGAAGCGGTTGAGGAGATTTTAGACATTCAGCCTCTTGACTTCAAAACAATCTATCCCTCATCCTGACTCACTACACCTTTTCAACGCGGAATCGTTCCACGGACGCCAAGAGGTCGCGGGCAACACCCACCAGACTTTGCAGTGAGCCAGAAACGCGTTGTGCCTCCTGAGAGGTTTCTTGAGCCGTTAACTCAACAGATTGCATCACCTGAGCAACAGCACGAGAGGTTTCCGTCTGTTCAACGGTATCCGCAGTAATCGATCGCACTAATACGTCAATTCGATTTGACACCTGAATAATGTCTTCCAGAGAACGTTTTGCCTGCTCTGCCAGACGAGTGCCCTCAATGACCTGCTGAGTGCCTTCCTCCATTGCTGTCATTACGGAGCTGGTTTCACCTTGAATTTGCAGCACGATTTGCTCAATCTCTTTCGAAGCTTTAGCGGCTCGGTCTGCTAGCTGACGCACCTCATCTGCAACGATCGCAAATCCCCGTCCGGCTTCTCCGGCTCTAGCCGCTTCAATACTGGCGTTTAGAGCAAGCAGGTTCGTTCGGGAGGCAATTTGCGAAATCAAGGCGACGATCTTCGAGATCTCCTGCGACGATTCTGCCAGTCGCTTGACCTTGCGAGTCGTTTCTGCCACCGTTTCCCGAATCTCCAGGATGCCGGAAACCGTCCGTTCCACGGCTTCGCCCCCTTTCAATGCGGTTGCAGATGCCGATCGCGCCACTTCTTCAGCTTCCCGCGCACTTTCTGCTACCCGCTGAATGGAATCGGTCATGACCTGGACAGAATTCAGCGTTACGGCAAGCTCTTCTGCCTGTCTGAGTGCATCTGAGGAGAGCGATCGAGCAAAGATTTCATTCTCAGTCGAACTCTTTGTCACCTGACGGGCAGCCACCTTAACCTGCTGGACAATTTCGCGCAGGTTTTGAATGGTCAGGTTGAAAGAGTCGGCAACCGCACCCAACACGTCTGCGGTCACTTCTGCCTGAACCGTCAAGTCTCCCCTTGCTGCACCTTCCACATCGTCCAGAAGACGGATCACCTGACGCTGTAGATCTTCTTTTGCTTGCTCTTGTTCTTCTGCTTTGCGCTGTGCTTCGCTGGTGGTTGTCAGAATTACTCGGGACATCTGGTTAAAGCTGGTTGCCAGTTGTCCAAATTCGTCTTCTGAGTAAACGGTTGCATGAGCACTAAGGTTGCCCTGCGAAACAGAGTCAAACTGGTTTTGTAAATCAGAGACGCTTCGCCTCACCTGCTTCGTGAGAACACCGCTTAGAACCGATGCTACCCCAATTCCAGTCAAACAGGCAGTTGCGCTCATGGCGATGCCAGCAGTAGTCATATAGGGTATAACGGTCGATCGATTTGATTGAGGCACCGTTGAAGCAGCCACAAAATTGACCGTCGCAACTGCCAGCATTGAGACTATCCCAGTCGCCCCAGCAATGAGCCACTTTTTCTTATCCAGTGGCGCGTTTTCCAACGGAGCCGTCCAACCCTGCTCAACGGTGACATCGGGTTCAATCTGGCGATTTTCTGCTTGCGTGAACGCAGGGATTTGATCGGCAGTGCCAGAGAGCGGAAACATCTCATCATCCCGGATGATGGACTGATCAATGCCGTCTGTAAAGTCAAACCCGACGCTGCTGGTTGTTGTCCCAGACGTTGCTCCACTAGAGGCGGAGGTCATGCCGATCGAAGGACTGGTAAAGTCCACTGAGTTGTCGGAGATGTCGAAGTCAGGTAAGCTCCCTAGATCATCGAACTCATCAAACTCATCCAGAAAATCAACGTTGCCAGCCGCACCACTTTGACGAGAAGCAATCCCTTCAAGTGAAGGATCATCATCGCTGGAGAAGGTTGACTCACTCAGGTCATTGTCCAGGTTAAAGTTGGTATTTGAAACGAACGTCCTCTCATCGTCTGCAAAGTTTGTGCCATAAGCAGGCGTATTATTTCCATAGCCACTGCTGTGAGAGGGCACATCGTAAGTCGGCGTTTCATAGGCTTGGTCTAAATCAGAATTATCTTGAAACTCCTCATCCGCCATAAACAGAGTTTCATCATCTGGAGTGCGTGCCCGAAAGCCCTGTGAACCTGAGCCAGGATAGGAGTCCGCAACAGGCATTGAAAAGTCTGAGAGGCCATCGCTGTCTTCAAAGTCACTGAGCGTGAAGGGGGTGTCCTCAAAGTCGGACGCAGAAGCTCCAAAAGGGTTCGCGGCAAAGGGGTTATCTGCTTCATCAAAGCCGTTGAGCTCGTTGCCTGCGGATGAACCGAAGGGATTCGTATCTGGAACTGCGAAAGGATTCGCCGCCCCGCTGCCATCTAAGGAACCGAGATCTTCAGTGCTGTCAAGGTTGAGATCGGCAAAGTCAAACTCATCGTTGAGGTGATCCTGGGTCGAGTCAGGCGTTTGCCAACTCGATGCTGCCTCATTGTCTTGAAAGGGTGACAGGGGAGAATCGATCGTACTAACGAAGTCGGTATCAATATCTGGGAACTGGTGGTCAGCAAGGTCTTGATCGGCAAAACTCTGATTGGCAGAATCTTGATAAGCAAAATCAGCCTCATTGAAATCCGGCTCAGCAGACTGCCCATTCGATGACCCAA
Encoded here:
- a CDS encoding methyl-accepting chemotaxis protein, with the protein product MGASTYAEDYKQAERAYMMGSYEEAATIVDRLVEHNPDDPNVRLLRGHIYCYGLQQYDVAREQYSSVLRLTTDEEYVNFANNGLAYAEQYVGSSNGQSAEPDFNEADFAYQDSANQSFADQDLADHQFPDIDTDFVSTIDSPLSPFQDNEAASSWQTPDSTQDHLNDEFDFADLNLDSTEDLGSLDGSGAANPFAVPDTNPFGSSAGNELNGFDEADNPFAANPFGASASDFEDTPFTLSDFEDSDGLSDFSMPVADSYPGSGSQGFRARTPDDETLFMADEEFQDNSDLDQAYETPTYDVPSHSSGYGNNTPAYGTNFADDERTFVSNTNFNLDNDLSESTFSSDDDPSLEGIASRQSGAAGNVDFLDEFDEFDDLGSLPDFDISDNSVDFTSPSIGMTSASSGATSGTTTSSVGFDFTDGIDQSIIRDDEMFPLSGTADQIPAFTQAENRQIEPDVTVEQGWTAPLENAPLDKKKWLIAGATGIVSMLAVATVNFVAASTVPQSNRSTVIPYMTTAGIAMSATACLTGIGVASVLSGVLTKQVRRSVSDLQNQFDSVSQGNLSAHATVYSEDEFGQLATSFNQMSRVILTTTSEAQRKAEEQEQAKEDLQRQVIRLLDDVEGAARGDLTVQAEVTADVLGAVADSFNLTIQNLREIVQQVKVAARQVTKSSTENEIFARSLSSDALRQAEELAVTLNSVQVMTDSIQRVAESAREAEEVARSASATALKGGEAVERTVSGILEIRETVAETTRKVKRLAESSQEISKIVALISQIASRTNLLALNASIEAARAGEAGRGFAIVADEVRQLADRAAKASKEIEQIVLQIQGETSSVMTAMEEGTQQVIEGTRLAEQAKRSLEDIIQVSNRIDVLVRSITADTVEQTETSRAVAQVMQSVELTAQETSQEAQRVSGSLQSLVGVARDLLASVERFRVEKV